The Candidatus Nitrosocosmicus arcticus genome includes a region encoding these proteins:
- a CDS encoding DUF371 domain-containing protein, producing MLTEEIQFYGHKNIRSLHARTIEVTKDSHLTLRGDCIIGVNANKSCYDLTSDMKNKIKTNHSFIEIELIVEPFNIKIHGFGNDNLLLTHNHDIVLRKSEFICNRTLCLNCNISALHIPRKIVQLLRDPYKQGLLLIRVE from the coding sequence TTGTTAACAGAAGAAATCCAATTTTACGGCCATAAAAATATTCGATCTCTTCATGCACGAACCATAGAGGTCACCAAAGATTCGCACTTGACACTGAGGGGAGATTGTATTATAGGAGTTAACGCAAACAAATCATGTTACGATTTGACTAGTGATATGAAAAATAAGATCAAGACTAATCATTCTTTCATAGAAATAGAATTGATTGTTGAACCGTTTAATATTAAAATCCATGGCTTTGGGAATGATAACCTACTCCTTACTCATAATCATGATATTGTTTTAAGAAAAAGCGAATTTATTTGTAATCGAACTCTGTGTCTGAATTGTAATATTAGCGCCTTACACATTCCTAGAAAGATAGTACAATTATTGAGAGACCCTTACAAGCAGGGCCTGCTACTTATACGGGTTGAATAA
- the psmA gene encoding archaeal proteasome endopeptidase complex subunit alpha, which yields MLPAAAGYDRGITVFSPDGRLYQVEYAIETVRRGTLALGIKSTDGVILAVEEKTRKLQISNVTQKIFQIDDHIGLAAAGYIPDARTQVDHARFFAQSNRLIYDEVVDVEGVAKNLADMAQQYTQYAGARPFGVALILAGVDKNGIGLYLTDPSGTYIGYDAVAIGAGSEQVTEHLEKNYKNDIGLDKACILAIESIFMVSEEKTGTKHIRLAVIDSESKTLRMMSLEEIENYSKQVQNKESQS from the coding sequence TTGTTACCAGCAGCAGCAGGTTATGATAGAGGAATTACTGTTTTCTCACCTGATGGGCGATTATATCAGGTTGAATATGCAATTGAAACCGTTAGGAGAGGCACATTAGCTTTAGGGATCAAAAGCACTGATGGTGTAATCCTTGCAGTAGAAGAAAAAACGAGAAAATTGCAAATATCTAATGTAACTCAAAAAATATTTCAGATAGATGATCATATAGGCCTTGCCGCAGCAGGGTATATCCCAGACGCTCGCACTCAGGTTGATCATGCGCGATTTTTTGCCCAGAGCAACCGTCTTATTTATGATGAAGTAGTTGACGTTGAAGGTGTCGCAAAAAATTTAGCTGATATGGCCCAACAGTATACCCAATATGCCGGAGCCAGACCTTTCGGCGTTGCGTTGATATTAGCAGGTGTCGACAAGAATGGAATTGGCTTGTACCTGACTGACCCAAGCGGTACATACATCGGATACGATGCAGTAGCCATTGGTGCAGGAAGCGAACAAGTAACTGAACACTTGGAGAAGAATTATAAAAATGATATTGGTCTCGATAAAGCTTGCATACTGGCTATAGAGTCTATTTTCATGGTGAGCGAAGAAAAGACTGGCACTAAACATATCCGATTGGCTGTGATTGATTCGGAATCAAAAACTTTACGAATGATGTCGTTGGAAGAAATAGAGAA
- the ilvD gene encoding dihydroxy-acid dehydratase, which produces MILPSRKTVEGASRAPHRAMYKSMGLSDDDLSRPLVAVSSTCNEATPCNIHLGKLAQKAKEGVKDSGNTPREFTTIAVSDGIAMGHEGMKSSLVSREIIADSIEVMVRAHQYDAIVGISGCDKSLPGTLMAMARLNLPSIFVYGGTILPGNWNGKPVTIQDVYEAVGTFDAGKMSLEELISLENVACPSAGSCAGMYTANTMASISEALGMSLPGSATPPAESEERYKVCFETGKSIDHLLIDDLKPRDIMTYEAFENAIMMANAIGGSTNAILHLLALSRETGIDLDIKDFEYIRRKTPHIANMRPGGNYVMINLDNIGGIPVILKSLLDKGILNGDVETVTGKTMKENLESFDFSDSRSYYKAHKTEYRNILRTVDNPINKEGTLKILFGNLAPEGAVVKVAGLKEDKFEGVAKVYDSEESAFDAVSKREISEGDVVVIRYEGPKGGPGMREMLAVTAAIVGQGLGEKVAMLTDGRFSGATRGFMVGHVSPEAMVGGPISIIKNGDKVKIDLLKESIDLKISKKESTNRIKKFKPIKNRYQSGALAKYATLVKSASEGAITSPIPKYMKKNYT; this is translated from the coding sequence ATGATTTTACCGAGCAGAAAAACAGTTGAGGGAGCATCTCGTGCCCCCCATAGGGCAATGTACAAGTCGATGGGTCTCTCTGACGATGATCTTAGCAGACCATTAGTTGCGGTTTCTAGTACGTGTAATGAGGCAACTCCATGTAATATTCATTTGGGAAAGCTTGCTCAAAAAGCAAAGGAAGGTGTGAAGGACTCTGGAAACACACCTAGAGAGTTCACTACTATCGCTGTTTCTGATGGTATTGCTATGGGACACGAAGGGATGAAATCTTCGCTTGTGAGCCGGGAGATAATAGCTGATTCAATTGAGGTAATGGTTAGAGCACATCAATATGACGCAATAGTTGGAATTTCTGGATGTGATAAAAGCTTGCCAGGAACACTAATGGCTATGGCTCGACTCAATTTACCGTCCATATTCGTTTATGGTGGTACCATTCTTCCTGGTAATTGGAATGGCAAACCGGTTACAATTCAAGATGTTTATGAGGCAGTGGGAACATTTGACGCCGGTAAAATGAGCTTGGAAGAATTGATAAGCCTCGAAAATGTTGCATGCCCGTCGGCAGGATCATGTGCAGGCATGTATACGGCTAATACTATGGCATCCATAAGCGAAGCATTAGGGATGTCATTACCAGGAAGTGCCACACCACCTGCGGAAAGCGAAGAAAGATACAAAGTTTGCTTTGAAACTGGCAAATCTATTGATCATCTTTTGATTGACGATTTGAAACCCAGGGATATAATGACCTACGAGGCATTCGAAAACGCAATTATGATGGCAAATGCGATAGGAGGTTCGACTAACGCGATACTTCATTTATTAGCACTTTCACGTGAAACCGGAATCGATTTGGATATAAAGGATTTTGAATATATAAGAAGAAAGACACCCCACATTGCGAATATGAGACCTGGTGGGAATTATGTAATGATAAATTTGGATAATATTGGGGGCATCCCTGTAATTTTGAAATCATTACTAGATAAAGGTATATTAAATGGGGATGTAGAGACCGTTACCGGTAAGACAATGAAAGAGAATCTTGAATCTTTTGACTTTAGTGATTCCAGGTCTTATTACAAAGCACACAAAACTGAGTATCGAAATATCCTTCGAACTGTTGATAATCCGATAAATAAAGAAGGAACGTTAAAAATACTATTCGGGAATCTGGCACCAGAGGGTGCTGTAGTCAAAGTTGCGGGGTTAAAAGAAGATAAATTCGAGGGGGTTGCGAAGGTTTATGATTCAGAAGAATCTGCTTTTGATGCTGTTTCAAAAAGAGAAATTAGCGAAGGTGATGTTGTTGTAATAAGATATGAGGGGCCGAAGGGTGGACCAGGAATGAGAGAAATGCTCGCGGTAACAGCGGCAATAGTAGGTCAAGGATTGGGTGAAAAGGTTGCTATGTTGACTGATGGTCGATTCTCTGGTGCAACCCGGGGATTTATGGTAGGGCATGTGTCTCCAGAGGCAATGGTAGGTGGACCAATTTCTATAATCAAAAATGGCGATAAGGTTAAGATTGATTTACTCAAAGAATCGATTGATCTCAAGATTTCTAAGAAAGAATCAACAAATAGGATCAAGAAATTTAAACCTATAAAGAATAGGTACCAGTCAGGAGCCCTAGCAAAATATGCAACTTTAGTAAAATCCGCATCAGAAGGCGCTATAACCTCTCCAATACCGAAGTATATGAAAAAGAACTATACCTAA
- a CDS encoding J domain-containing protein: protein MSQSYYDILEIDQHATNADIKKSFRLLALKHHPDKNKSNESHQKFLQIVEAYEVLSDENSRRKYDLMNSSSNRSSSFTTSWTPSADLSKFYSYDVIKNWQVPNKSTGGMWDIGEKENLGMWKTTLALFGSLACVAVFIIILSN, encoded by the coding sequence TTGTCGCAGTCTTACTATGACATACTAGAGATAGACCAACATGCAACTAATGCCGATATTAAAAAGTCATTCAGACTTCTTGCTCTCAAGCACCATCCAGACAAAAACAAGAGTAATGAGTCTCATCAAAAGTTCTTACAAATAGTAGAGGCGTACGAAGTACTTTCTGATGAAAATTCAAGAAGGAAATACGATTTGATGAATTCTTCGTCGAACCGATCTTCTAGTTTTACTACAAGTTGGACACCATCAGCTGATTTATCGAAATTTTATAGTTATGATGTGATAAAGAATTGGCAAGTCCCAAACAAATCTACTGGAGGCATGTGGGACATAGGAGAAAAGGAAAATCTTGGAATGTGGAAGACCACATTAGCACTATTTGGATCATTAGCATGCGTTGCAGTTTTTATTATTATTCTCTCAAACTAG
- the purC gene encoding phosphoribosylaminoimidazolesuccinocarboxamide synthase has translation MKLIRIGKVKDIYETKDNTLILSFSDRVSAFDVILNDEIPCKGKVLCDFALFWFKILKGKNHFRRRVAPSKIEVKKLNMIPIECVVRSYLYGSLYSRYLQNDIDITGSGKYFANKDLQLAAKLPALLFDPTTKSDQHDKPLSETEILKNKIVSHTEFSQLKKLSLDLFSQVNAIVSASGFILSDIKFEFGKDQKTGEIMLGDSIGPDEFRIWNKDDYQVGQTQDSYDKQILRDWLEDIGFRQEIDQCNNNNTHPKIPKLPKDIIEKVSQRYIDAYERITRSTFEKLD, from the coding sequence TTGAAGTTAATCCGTATAGGTAAAGTAAAGGATATTTATGAAACTAAGGACAACACGTTAATTTTATCTTTTTCTGACAGGGTTTCTGCCTTTGACGTTATACTAAATGATGAAATTCCTTGTAAAGGAAAAGTCCTATGTGATTTTGCTCTTTTTTGGTTTAAAATCTTAAAAGGAAAAAACCACTTTAGGAGACGGGTGGCTCCCAGCAAGATTGAAGTAAAAAAGTTGAACATGATTCCAATAGAGTGTGTAGTTCGTTCATATTTATATGGAAGCTTATATTCTAGGTATCTTCAAAATGACATAGATATAACCGGGTCGGGGAAATACTTTGCAAATAAGGATTTGCAATTAGCTGCAAAATTACCAGCCCTATTGTTTGATCCAACTACTAAATCTGATCAGCATGACAAACCTCTCTCCGAAACAGAAATTCTTAAAAATAAGATAGTAAGTCATACGGAATTTTCGCAATTAAAAAAACTATCTCTGGACCTGTTTTCGCAAGTAAACGCTATCGTTTCTGCATCCGGTTTTATTCTCTCAGACATCAAATTCGAATTCGGAAAAGATCAAAAGACAGGAGAAATCATGCTCGGGGATTCGATTGGACCAGATGAATTCAGAATATGGAATAAAGATGATTACCAAGTTGGACAAACTCAGGATAGTTATGACAAGCAAATACTAAGAGATTGGCTGGAGGACATCGGGTTCAGACAAGAAATAGACCAATGCAACAACAACAATACACATCCAAAGATTCCAAAGCTACCAAAAGATATAATCGAAAAAGTGTCTCAAAGGTACATTGATGCCTATGAACGCATTACAAGATCTACTTTTGAGAAGTTGGACTAA
- a CDS encoding HIT family protein produces the protein MRTLNHNCIFCKIVLKNLPNAIIYEDEKFLAFMDKYPINHGHSLLVPKEHFKNILEMPIKEVGEMHSLVPRLAKAITSVLGSDGFNINQNNGKSANQIVPHVHVHIVPRYSIEKVRGQWPMRKIAQIKELENLAHKIRENIEGL, from the coding sequence ATGCGGACATTAAATCACAATTGCATTTTTTGTAAGATTGTACTGAAAAATCTACCCAACGCAATAATTTACGAAGATGAAAAATTTTTGGCCTTTATGGACAAGTACCCAATAAACCATGGACATTCACTATTAGTACCTAAAGAGCATTTCAAAAATATTTTGGAAATGCCAATTAAGGAGGTAGGCGAGATGCATTCATTAGTCCCACGATTGGCTAAAGCAATCACTAGTGTACTAGGAAGCGACGGATTCAATATTAATCAAAATAATGGAAAATCTGCAAATCAGATTGTACCACATGTGCACGTTCACATAGTTCCTAGATATTCTATTGAGAAAGTTAGGGGTCAATGGCCGATGCGTAAGATAGCACAAATAAAGGAACTTGAAAATCTTGCTCATAAAATTAGGGAGAATATCGAGGGACTATGA
- a CDS encoding glycosyltransferase, with the protein MNNCALTLGIITYNEEHNILKFFDSIKSQQLANKFVITEVIFVDDSNDETPNLISKIKAENPEYNIRLIHNDKRKGASQGWNTIFRNAKGRIIILLDADIEIEENCISKLSNKIGDNVGLCASNTIPKIKSTNLYACASIFIASWLRSIRMHGLSQYTTMGRALALDAHLAKEIEIPEEIIAIDLYLQCKILEMNQKVLYVDDAMIYFNPPITKHDFFSQIIRALRGHNQIKELTRKFDFDVHASLTVKEFIKNSIKYPKGSLCLLLCYMQLPICYFKDRKQVSHLWEPANSTKN; encoded by the coding sequence ATGAATAACTGTGCTCTCACACTGGGAATAATTACTTATAACGAGGAACATAATATTTTAAAATTTTTTGATTCGATCAAATCTCAGCAACTAGCAAACAAGTTTGTTATAACCGAGGTAATTTTCGTAGACGATTCAAACGATGAAACTCCAAATCTAATCAGTAAGATAAAGGCTGAGAATCCAGAATACAATATTCGCCTCATTCACAATGATAAAAGAAAAGGTGCAAGTCAGGGATGGAATACTATATTCAGAAATGCAAAGGGTCGTATTATAATATTATTAGATGCGGACATCGAAATCGAAGAAAATTGTATATCAAAATTATCGAATAAGATCGGAGACAACGTGGGACTGTGCGCTTCTAATACCATCCCTAAAATTAAGAGTACGAATCTATATGCTTGTGCTTCAATTTTTATCGCCTCTTGGTTAAGATCGATAAGAATGCATGGCCTTTCTCAATACACAACTATGGGAAGAGCACTCGCTTTAGATGCTCATTTGGCTAAAGAGATAGAAATTCCAGAGGAAATAATAGCAATAGATCTATATCTTCAATGCAAAATACTTGAAATGAACCAGAAAGTACTTTATGTTGATGATGCAATGATCTATTTTAACCCCCCAATTACCAAACATGATTTTTTTAGCCAGATAATAAGAGCCCTAAGAGGACATAATCAGATTAAGGAACTAACACGAAAATTCGATTTCGATGTCCATGCCTCTTTAACCGTTAAAGAATTTATCAAGAATTCAATAAAATATCCTAAAGGTTCATTGTGTCTTTTATTGTGTTATATGCAGCTACCTATTTGCTACTTTAAGGATAGAAAGCAAGTCTCCCACCTGTGGGAACCTGCTAATAGTACGAAAAATTAG
- the dps gene encoding DNA protection during starvation protein, with protein MTENNEYVPNVVALEVLEKNGVNIERLKELITKGVGAEFTTYYYYTILRMHCTGLDGEGIKEIVEDARIEDRNHFEAMVPRLYELGGSLPRDIRDFATQAGCPDAYLPENWKDLTSIMKVLLEAEQCAIRSWGEVCDMTGGKDPRTFDIAQRIMQEEIEHEAWFIELLSKRPSGHFRRNFPGQSPYTSGAGGLSHL; from the coding sequence ATGACTGAGAATAATGAGTATGTTCCAAATGTAGTCGCATTAGAAGTATTAGAAAAAAATGGTGTTAATATTGAAAGACTAAAGGAATTGATAACCAAAGGCGTAGGCGCCGAATTTACCACCTATTATTATTATACTATACTAAGGATGCACTGTACAGGTCTCGATGGAGAAGGAATCAAAGAGATCGTTGAAGATGCAAGAATTGAAGATAGAAACCACTTTGAGGCTATGGTTCCACGACTCTATGAATTGGGGGGAAGTTTGCCACGAGATATCAGAGATTTTGCAACCCAAGCTGGATGTCCAGATGCTTATTTGCCCGAGAATTGGAAAGACTTGACCTCTATCATGAAAGTTCTTTTAGAGGCAGAACAATGTGCTATTCGATCGTGGGGAGAAGTATGCGACATGACCGGAGGAAAAGATCCAAGAACATTCGATATTGCCCAGAGGATAATGCAGGAGGAAATTGAGCACGAAGCTTGGTTTATAGAATTATTATCAAAAAGACCATCTGGACATTTTAGAAGAAACTTTCCAGGACAATCACCATACACGTCTGGTGCAGGTGGACTCAGCCACCTGTAA